Proteins from one Hydrogenophaga sp. SL48 genomic window:
- a CDS encoding YiiX/YebB-like N1pC/P60 family cysteine hydrolase → MYALLPAEVTSKGERQSRNFFRSEHREGCAMQVQASKTNDRRAFMARILAASTLLATTDTSNANTPTDVPRPNPQLFQAGDFVWPKKPQAYVPYNAGTSNSAADDRALWRAERDAFLLKHAGAPTADPLDRQRIQVLQGMDYREFIAVYAGGQALGQPGVYSGGAFYVGHVGIIDIDPAGTPWVIEALMTKGVVRVRYRDWIEERFDSAIWLGRLKAFSSSARNDVVELSRKQVGKPYNFWNFDLNDDTDFYCSKLAWLCCHRALKISIDENPQSKRILWFSPKQMLNAKTSIEIIHNPGSYAY, encoded by the coding sequence ATGTACGCTTTGCTGCCGGCTGAGGTCACGTCGAAAGGCGAGCGCCAGTCGCGAAACTTCTTCAGGTCCGAGCACCGGGAGGGATGTGCCATGCAGGTACAGGCTTCTAAAACGAACGACCGCCGAGCGTTTATGGCGCGCATTCTGGCTGCGTCCACGCTGTTGGCAACGACGGACACCTCGAATGCGAACACCCCAACGGACGTTCCTCGGCCCAACCCACAGCTCTTTCAGGCTGGGGATTTCGTTTGGCCAAAGAAGCCCCAAGCGTACGTCCCCTATAACGCCGGTACATCGAATTCGGCGGCAGATGACCGTGCGCTGTGGAGGGCAGAACGAGATGCGTTCCTACTGAAGCATGCGGGCGCGCCGACAGCGGATCCGCTCGATAGACAGCGCATCCAGGTCCTTCAGGGCATGGACTATAGAGAGTTCATAGCCGTTTATGCCGGTGGCCAGGCACTAGGCCAACCAGGTGTTTATTCGGGTGGGGCGTTCTATGTTGGGCACGTCGGAATCATCGATATTGATCCCGCAGGGACGCCTTGGGTCATAGAGGCCCTGATGACAAAAGGTGTGGTGCGTGTGCGGTATCGAGACTGGATTGAGGAGCGGTTCGATTCTGCAATCTGGTTGGGTCGATTGAAGGCTTTCTCAAGCTCGGCAAGAAATGACGTGGTTGAACTCAGCAGAAAGCAGGTCGGAAAACCCTACAACTTCTGGAATTTCGACTTGAATGATGACACGGATTTTTACTGTTCAAAGCTCGCGTGGCTCTGCTGTCATCGTGCGCTGAAGATTTCCATTGATGAAAACCCGCAATCTAAGCGCATCCTTTGGTTTTCTCCAAAACAGATGCTGAACGCTAAGACATCCATCGAGATCATCCACAATCCTGGATCCTATGCTTATTGA
- a CDS encoding thermonuclease family protein: protein MTRLFDRISPGNCFRAHPVTGRNSHWRIFLMLVACWSISGLLHAQSIQGLVVSITDGDTLTVLDAQKVQHKIRLAGIDTPERRQPFGQRARDALSTLVFQKVVLVLTEKKDRYGRWVGKVIGDGRDVNLALVVHGWAWHYKKYASEQSASDRLLYANAEEDARSRRRGLWSDQHAIAPWDWRAGSR, encoded by the coding sequence GTGACGCGCCTGTTCGACCGGATCAGTCCGGGAAATTGTTTTAGGGCCCACCCCGTGACCGGTCGAAATTCCCACTGGCGCATTTTCCTGATGCTAGTTGCCTGCTGGTCGATCAGCGGCTTGCTGCACGCTCAGAGCATCCAGGGTCTGGTCGTATCCATCACCGACGGCGACACGTTGACTGTGCTGGACGCCCAGAAGGTGCAGCACAAGATCCGTCTTGCGGGTATCGACACCCCGGAGCGCCGACAGCCGTTTGGGCAACGCGCACGTGATGCCCTTTCCACCCTGGTCTTCCAGAAGGTCGTCCTGGTGCTCACAGAAAAGAAGGACCGCTACGGTCGCTGGGTGGGCAAAGTGATAGGCGACGGCCGGGACGTGAACCTGGCACTGGTGGTCCATGGCTGGGCCTGGCACTACAAGAAGTACGCCAGTGAGCAGAGTGCATCGGACCGGCTGCTCTATGCGAATGCCGAAGAAGATGCGCGATCCCGGCGCCGCGGCCTTTGGTCCGATCAGCATGCAATTGCCCCCTGGGACTGGCGGGCGGGGTCTCGCTGA
- a CDS encoding helix-turn-helix domain-containing protein: protein MLQSDIQSRVLNAARMSRLQGITQAQIAEALGASQSQVSRILSGRGLRKSRLLEEVCLFVERGGDGISSEAVHENEELIEAVRQAWDGSASHARALAAVIRSLAVLQSSGAGHASTSRGSA from the coding sequence ATGTTGCAAAGCGATATCCAGTCCAGAGTTCTGAATGCAGCGCGCATGTCCAGGCTGCAGGGCATCACCCAGGCACAGATCGCTGAGGCGCTGGGCGCCAGTCAATCTCAGGTCAGCCGAATCCTGAGTGGCCGTGGATTGCGCAAATCAAGGTTGCTTGAAGAGGTCTGCCTGTTTGTTGAGCGGGGAGGGGACGGCATCAGCTCAGAAGCGGTCCATGAAAACGAGGAGCTGATCGAGGCGGTGCGTCAGGCGTGGGATGGGTCAGCGTCACACGCCAGAGCCTTGGCCGCAGTCATTCGGTCCCTCGCAGTGCTTCAATCATCCGGGGCAGGCCATGCCTCCACATCAAGGGGATCTGCATGA
- a CDS encoding IS91 family transposase, whose amino-acid sequence MQGRLALEVADIFRAHGPAWPDAQRGHLSLAQLKVMSAITQCRTAALGGHVLRCDGCGQDEVSYNSCRNRHCPKCQSSAAKRWLDARQADLLPVEYYHVVFTLPAPIADIAYQNKAALYGLLFDIAAETLQRIAADPKHLGAHIGATLVLHTWGSALTHHPHVHGIVPGGGFAPDGKTWVACRPGFFLPVRVLSRLFRRRFLEELQRLHDGGALRFFGEHAALAEPVTFKAWLAPLRQCEWVVYAKRPFAGPQAVLAYLSRYTHRVAISNSRLLAMDERGVTFRWKDYRATGKTRHKAMTLSPQEFMRRFLLHVLPGGFHRIRHYGLLANSNRRDNLALARQLLQVTPSSPQAPATDGLDSPRPTFVCAHCGHAMTVLQVFLRDCSIRAPPAS is encoded by the coding sequence GTGCAGGGGCGACTCGCCCTGGAGGTCGCCGACATCTTCCGTGCCCATGGACCCGCCTGGCCTGACGCCCAGCGTGGTCACCTGAGCCTGGCGCAGCTCAAGGTGATGTCGGCCATCACCCAGTGCCGCACGGCGGCACTGGGTGGCCATGTCCTGCGCTGCGACGGCTGCGGCCAAGACGAGGTCTCCTACAACTCGTGCCGCAACCGGCACTGTCCGAAGTGCCAGAGCAGCGCAGCCAAGCGCTGGCTGGATGCGCGCCAGGCCGATCTGCTGCCGGTGGAGTACTACCACGTGGTCTTCACGCTGCCTGCACCGATCGCCGACATCGCGTACCAGAACAAGGCGGCGCTGTACGGCTTGCTGTTCGACATCGCCGCCGAGACGCTGCAGCGTATCGCGGCCGATCCCAAGCACTTGGGCGCCCACATCGGCGCCACACTGGTGCTGCACACCTGGGGCTCGGCACTGACCCACCACCCGCACGTGCACGGCATCGTGCCAGGCGGCGGGTTTGCGCCCGACGGCAAGACTTGGGTAGCCTGCCGCCCGGGGTTCTTCCTGCCGGTGCGCGTGCTGTCGCGGCTGTTCAGGCGCCGCTTCCTGGAGGAACTGCAGCGGCTGCACGATGGCGGCGCACTCAGGTTCTTCGGTGAACACGCGGCGCTGGCTGAACCCGTGACCTTCAAGGCCTGGCTTGCGCCGCTGCGCCAGTGCGAGTGGGTGGTCTATGCCAAGCGGCCATTCGCCGGGCCGCAGGCGGTGCTGGCCTACCTGTCGCGATACACGCACCGCGTGGCCATCTCCAACAGCCGGCTGCTGGCGATGGACGAGCGCGGTGTCACCTTCCGCTGGAAGGACTATCGCGCCACAGGGAAGACGCGCCACAAGGCGATGACGCTGAGCCCGCAGGAGTTCATGCGCCGCTTCCTGCTGCATGTGCTGCCGGGCGGCTTCCACCGGATTCGGCACTACGGCCTGCTGGCCAACAGCAACCGGCGGGACAACCTGGCGCTGGCGCGCCAGTTGTTGCAGGTGACGCCGTCATCGCCGCAAGCGCCGGCCACCGATGGCTTGGACTCGCCACGTCCGACCTTCGTCTGCGCGCACTGCGGCCACGCGATGACGGTGCTGCAGGTCTTCTTGCGCGACTGCTCGATTCGGGCGCCGCCGGCATCATGA
- a CDS encoding TniQ family protein, with amino-acid sequence MSIVRPEPYPDEWVSGYEGRVAQRNGWPSEAVANTHVQAWCGVVGQRRVQVPVVQLMAQVAGMPLLSFVRAHTLIPLRKAVTRFSRASSKGQWESPQLLRSVGCRKMTEHANFCRGCVEEDLSFHGESYWRREHQLLGQTRCSRHSRQLSFVKNKGAFFKSPSFWVSCSEEWEPLISRGEDAGHLLEQFLEVCGYLLNLAGPRNECVVARNVLVLAKERGIHSGKRTTGLPYLSDLVHERLGEKLFELVFPSRIRKLNQVKFGPIDLLANGGSPGCSSLAYAMAFAVMCESADKAASYIIDREAELAPWPRTVVHSKLKPKSRPVGLVKIRSQYIECNGDLVAMNQRQPSSGPHVATRLKRRGLANLGKVGPQKFIEVVQLLLREGRRLDEACEEVGVALGDIRDVFDEALYPISCAVQKMGLNDPIYLDTGSDFAPAITQRI; translated from the coding sequence ATGAGCATCGTCCGTCCCGAGCCCTATCCGGATGAGTGGGTCAGTGGATACGAGGGACGTGTTGCTCAGCGCAACGGGTGGCCATCTGAGGCTGTGGCCAATACGCACGTGCAAGCTTGGTGTGGAGTAGTAGGGCAAAGGCGAGTTCAGGTGCCAGTGGTGCAGCTGATGGCCCAAGTGGCTGGCATGCCCCTGCTGTCTTTTGTGAGAGCTCATACCCTGATTCCACTCAGAAAGGCAGTCACCCGATTTTCACGAGCCTCCTCCAAAGGCCAATGGGAGTCTCCCCAACTGCTCCGTAGTGTCGGGTGTCGGAAAATGACTGAGCATGCCAACTTTTGCCGTGGTTGCGTCGAAGAGGACCTGTCCTTTCATGGGGAGTCCTATTGGCGACGAGAGCATCAACTGCTTGGTCAGACAAGGTGCAGCCGCCATTCTCGTCAGCTGAGCTTTGTGAAAAACAAAGGTGCCTTCTTCAAGTCCCCCAGTTTTTGGGTGTCCTGTTCCGAAGAGTGGGAGCCACTCATATCCCGTGGTGAAGACGCCGGTCATCTGTTGGAGCAATTTTTGGAGGTCTGTGGTTACCTTCTCAATCTAGCGGGACCCAGAAACGAATGTGTGGTGGCCCGAAACGTTCTTGTGCTCGCAAAGGAGCGTGGCATTCACTCTGGCAAAAGGACCACAGGCCTGCCTTACTTGAGCGACCTGGTGCATGAGCGGTTAGGGGAGAAGCTGTTTGAACTGGTTTTCCCCAGCCGCATTCGAAAGCTCAACCAGGTGAAATTTGGTCCGATCGATCTCCTCGCAAACGGTGGATCACCAGGGTGCAGTTCTCTTGCCTACGCCATGGCGTTTGCTGTGATGTGTGAGAGTGCGGACAAAGCGGCCTCATACATCATCGATCGAGAGGCAGAACTTGCTCCTTGGCCAAGAACGGTAGTGCACTCAAAACTCAAACCGAAAAGCAGACCGGTCGGGCTGGTCAAAATTCGTTCCCAGTACATTGAGTGCAACGGAGATCTGGTCGCGATGAATCAGCGACAACCTTCATCAGGTCCGCACGTAGCAACACGACTCAAACGCAGAGGACTGGCGAACCTTGGAAAGGTTGGACCGCAGAAGTTCATTGAGGTCGTTCAGCTGCTGCTTCGCGAAGGGCGACGACTTGACGAGGCATGCGAAGAAGTCGGTGTCGCACTAGGCGACATACGAGATGTCTTTGATGAGGCGCTGTACCCAATCTCCTGCGCCGTCCAAAAAATGGGCCTCAACGACCCCATCTATCTCGACACCGGAAGCGACTTTGCGCCTGCGATCACCCAGCGAATCTAG
- a CDS encoding BON domain-containing protein, which translates to MIDIGKRCGLIFLVGVASTGVGAQDYSGIRTANQNVVVFIHSERVNKDGTGVREDSSGTGFVVTEYGHMISANHVVLEETRETIVKTWGSIGSRNSAKYPVEVVKREGDLDLVLLALQIPADLKLQIAQFGNSGGLRLDAPLYALGFPGKSDLSPATGILSNRSGPKGRWQTTLGINRGNSGGPVFDPQTKKVVAIAWAGDDTAQQVTYAIPESYASGLLQIAGSEAIAATVKAAIRSDATLKHSNVVVAAAKDSIMLRGFVGSNDAKLTVAKLASQIKGVKSVTNDIVIVDFNYSSPIDYAITQQVKRKLEEDMVASKIAVETTNGVVILSGFAKSEVISQGAIATVRSIEGVKTVKNAMAVVKF; encoded by the coding sequence ATGATCGACATCGGCAAAAGGTGTGGTTTGATATTCCTGGTGGGCGTTGCGAGTACGGGCGTGGGTGCTCAGGACTACTCGGGGATCAGGACGGCAAACCAAAATGTTGTCGTTTTCATTCACTCGGAGCGCGTCAATAAAGATGGAACTGGAGTACGAGAGGATAGTTCCGGCACCGGCTTTGTCGTCACTGAGTACGGACACATGATTTCCGCCAATCATGTAGTGCTCGAGGAAACCCGGGAAACGATAGTGAAAACCTGGGGATCGATCGGTTCGCGGAACAGTGCGAAATACCCAGTGGAAGTGGTGAAGCGAGAGGGCGACCTCGATCTTGTACTCCTTGCCTTGCAGATACCAGCCGATTTAAAGCTTCAAATTGCGCAGTTCGGCAACAGCGGCGGGTTGCGCCTCGACGCGCCACTTTATGCTCTCGGTTTCCCCGGAAAATCGGATCTGTCGCCTGCAACCGGAATTCTTAGCAATCGGTCGGGCCCGAAGGGCCGCTGGCAAACCACCTTGGGGATCAACCGCGGCAATAGCGGGGGGCCTGTGTTCGACCCGCAGACGAAAAAAGTCGTTGCAATAGCTTGGGCTGGTGACGATACGGCACAGCAGGTCACCTACGCGATCCCGGAGTCATACGCATCCGGCTTGCTTCAAATTGCGGGCAGCGAGGCAATAGCCGCGACAGTAAAAGCAGCAATTCGTTCTGACGCTACCCTGAAACACTCCAATGTGGTGGTTGCGGCGGCCAAGGACTCGATAATGTTGCGTGGGTTCGTTGGTTCCAACGATGCAAAATTGACGGTGGCAAAGCTGGCTTCGCAAATCAAAGGTGTCAAGTCAGTGACGAACGATATCGTAATTGTCGATTTCAACTACAGCAGTCCAATCGATTACGCTATTACGCAGCAAGTCAAGCGAAAGCTCGAAGAGGACATGGTGGCGAGCAAGATCGCGGTCGAAACGACCAATGGCGTCGTCATTCTTTCTGGTTTCGCCAAGAGCGAAGTCATTAGCCAGGGTGCCATTGCCACTGTGCGCTCGATCGAGGGCGTCAAAACGGTCAAGAACGCCATGGCAGTGGTCAAGTTCTGA
- a CDS encoding TnsD family Tn7-like transposition protein: MVFGVHRVVECASLIDHARTLKHAVVGVAVIDDAPTLLSWLPGETFFSLCSRHHVLTGHSVSSLTTMQLFGHRRQGVQHDLPCRLDAFAQRTDYRLGGPKDIAQERTLLSFYRPFQTQPLNSEVVAAMRGDTVAHVKFRMGLLTSRFRANHPLKACPGCMDRDRREHGWVYWHLRHQYPGVWVCEEHQTLLLNSSLKSTGVERFLWHLPSIGHLTPVAVDEGSASFQSLRHLARFVVELFDRRVTEGGWTGALLQQALRTGLNRRGWLTPSGRLKLNQVWASYLDHVLAIRGVPELSGLAKNEGEAVRDLGLMFHPIRGGTHPLRWLVGASWLFENAEAFAAAIDGLGMSASGGGVAGNVATCRIAIDAKESRQKSTVSDQRQRAIEMIAEGVATTAAAAAVGVAVGTAMAWAAAAGIETKRRAKLLKPKKLQAVVEELQHGADKAEVAIRHDVSVGSITRILRTHPGLHQTWIAARSKRIQETARGSWLSLRETFGSAGIKILRAMDPALYAWLYRNDRDWLKAHQPEPIARHADQQAPAVRWDERDQWMSQRVRTVVLELCAERPRSLKLWEIYQAVPELKPKLRVLDRLPLTRQAIQSALGTRPSSIHPSGDLF; the protein is encoded by the coding sequence GTGGTCTTCGGTGTGCATAGAGTTGTCGAATGTGCCAGTTTGATCGACCATGCAAGGACACTGAAGCATGCAGTGGTAGGTGTCGCAGTGATTGACGATGCTCCAACCCTGCTGTCTTGGCTGCCCGGGGAGACATTCTTCAGTTTGTGCAGTCGCCACCATGTGCTCACTGGCCACAGCGTCAGCTCGCTCACCACCATGCAACTGTTTGGCCACAGACGCCAGGGTGTGCAGCACGATTTGCCTTGTCGATTGGATGCTTTTGCCCAGCGGACCGACTATCGCCTCGGCGGCCCCAAGGACATAGCGCAAGAACGCACGCTGCTGAGTTTTTACCGGCCGTTTCAGACGCAGCCATTGAATTCAGAGGTTGTTGCCGCGATGCGTGGTGACACTGTTGCGCACGTTAAGTTTCGGATGGGTCTGCTCACGAGCAGATTTCGCGCAAACCATCCGCTGAAGGCCTGCCCGGGTTGCATGGACAGAGACAGGCGTGAGCACGGGTGGGTCTACTGGCACTTGAGGCATCAGTATCCCGGTGTCTGGGTGTGTGAGGAGCACCAAACCCTGCTTCTCAATTCGTCCTTGAAGTCAACGGGTGTTGAGCGATTTCTGTGGCACCTCCCATCCATTGGTCACCTGACCCCTGTAGCGGTGGATGAGGGATCTGCATCATTTCAATCGCTCAGGCACCTGGCCAGATTTGTTGTCGAGTTGTTTGATCGACGGGTGACAGAGGGCGGATGGACTGGGGCATTGCTCCAGCAGGCTCTGCGCACTGGCCTGAATCGCCGTGGATGGCTGACACCCAGTGGGCGATTGAAGTTGAACCAGGTGTGGGCCTCATACCTTGACCATGTACTGGCGATTCGTGGCGTGCCTGAACTGAGTGGATTGGCGAAAAACGAAGGCGAAGCTGTTCGCGATCTGGGCCTCATGTTTCATCCGATCAGAGGGGGAACGCACCCTTTGCGATGGCTGGTGGGTGCGTCCTGGTTGTTTGAGAACGCGGAAGCATTTGCTGCGGCCATTGATGGGCTGGGAATGTCCGCTTCTGGTGGGGGTGTTGCGGGGAATGTTGCGACATGCCGGATTGCCATTGATGCAAAGGAGAGCCGGCAAAAATCGACGGTCAGTGACCAGCGGCAGCGAGCGATCGAGATGATTGCTGAAGGGGTGGCAACGACGGCCGCAGCCGCAGCCGTGGGCGTTGCAGTTGGTACAGCCATGGCATGGGCCGCGGCGGCTGGCATCGAGACAAAGCGGCGCGCCAAGCTGTTGAAACCCAAGAAGCTGCAGGCTGTAGTCGAAGAGTTGCAGCATGGTGCAGACAAAGCGGAAGTGGCAATCAGGCACGATGTGTCCGTTGGCTCAATCACCAGAATTCTGCGTACACATCCCGGCTTGCATCAGACTTGGATAGCGGCCCGGAGCAAGCGAATTCAGGAGACTGCCCGGGGTTCCTGGTTGAGTCTTCGAGAAACGTTTGGATCAGCAGGTATCAAGATCTTGCGTGCCATGGATCCAGCGCTCTACGCCTGGCTGTATCGAAATGATCGTGATTGGTTGAAGGCGCACCAACCAGAACCCATCGCGAGGCATGCGGACCAACAGGCGCCTGCGGTGCGTTGGGACGAAAGAGATCAATGGATGAGCCAGCGTGTGCGCACAGTCGTGCTCGAACTGTGTGCAGAACGCCCAAGGTCACTGAAGTTGTGGGAGATCTACCAGGCTGTGCCCGAACTCAAGCCCAAGTTGCGAGTCCTGGATCGATTGCCTTTGACCCGTCAAGCCATCCAGTCGGCGCTTGGCACTCGCCCATCATCCATTCATCCCTCCGGCGATCTGTTCTGA
- a CDS encoding DUF6933 domain-containing protein, with translation MSLHLCTVFVLRCTHKLLDRLNATPDPESAPPDTVLGDWYANLIRIGRIQVVLAVSERSLLPVVVPARDSRALVQRLCEALEPMLAAIGVPSDEATAERGAMQHWAVGKTANRRVLGSLNDLAFQLQVGLLNFPDRTLLSQSLWLAKTPLKVIDYGAPDQATLAAFAAHRALQAVISR, from the coding sequence TTGTCTCTCCATCTCTGCACTGTGTTTGTCCTTCGCTGCACCCATAAGCTCCTCGACCGGCTGAACGCCACGCCTGATCCAGAGTCGGCACCGCCGGACACAGTCCTCGGCGACTGGTACGCCAATCTGATCCGCATTGGCCGAATCCAGGTTGTGCTCGCTGTCAGCGAGCGAAGCTTGCTGCCAGTAGTGGTGCCAGCACGGGATAGTCGAGCCCTCGTCCAGCGGCTCTGCGAGGCTCTGGAGCCGATGCTCGCCGCCATAGGCGTTCCATCGGACGAAGCGACTGCCGAGCGCGGTGCAATGCAACATTGGGCAGTTGGAAAGACGGCAAACCGCAGAGTCCTGGGATCGCTCAACGACTTGGCATTTCAGCTTCAAGTCGGGCTGCTCAACTTCCCGGATCGAACGCTGCTGTCGCAATCGCTCTGGTTAGCCAAGACGCCCCTGAAGGTCATAGACTACGGCGCACCCGACCAAGCCACACTCGCGGCGTTCGCTGCTCATCGGGCGCTGCAGGCGGTCATCAGCCGATGA
- a CDS encoding M4 family metallopeptidase — protein sequence MLPASLLLRLAALDHIPEHCRRALEASTRLPARLVQDRTIRASGRVAIFNCDSGEVLPGREVMYPALSKESSELRAWAFTSRFRVFLDEVASRDSIDGKGLRIDSSVTYSRAYSNAFWDGAQCVFGSGDGLMFTDFTSAADFVAHEVLHGFTQFTSEFEYEGEAGALNESISDVLGVSFRQWMNAEFENPDWGLAGPLLGPLALARGWRYLRNLENPQSPLSMTIQPKHYSDYSVGGEPHINSGIPNYAFFLSCVALGQLPSWLGAARVWINAMTSACSIPKASFSDFARLTIIAAGKVLPELSNAPDAIGGAWATVGVKV from the coding sequence ATGTTGCCGGCAAGTCTTTTGTTGCGGCTTGCCGCGCTGGATCATATTCCCGAACACTGTCGTCGTGCTCTTGAAGCTTCAACCCGATTACCTGCTCGTTTGGTACAGGACAGAACGATACGAGCATCAGGGCGGGTTGCCATTTTCAATTGCGATAGCGGCGAGGTGCTTCCTGGAAGGGAAGTAATGTATCCTGCATTGTCAAAGGAGAGTTCCGAATTGCGAGCTTGGGCGTTTACCAGCCGTTTTCGAGTGTTTTTGGATGAGGTGGCCTCTCGAGACTCCATTGACGGTAAGGGCTTGCGGATTGATTCCAGCGTTACCTACAGCCGCGCTTACAGCAACGCATTTTGGGATGGTGCTCAGTGTGTTTTCGGAAGCGGTGATGGATTGATGTTTACTGATTTTACATCAGCAGCCGATTTTGTAGCACATGAAGTATTGCACGGCTTCACGCAGTTCACATCAGAGTTTGAGTACGAGGGTGAGGCAGGCGCCCTAAATGAGAGTATATCGGATGTGCTTGGGGTTTCCTTCCGACAGTGGATGAACGCTGAATTTGAAAATCCCGACTGGGGACTTGCTGGACCTTTGCTCGGGCCTTTGGCGCTTGCGAGGGGCTGGCGCTATTTGCGCAATCTTGAGAATCCTCAGTCCCCGCTATCAATGACAATTCAGCCGAAGCATTACTCTGATTACAGTGTGGGCGGAGAGCCGCACATCAACTCCGGTATTCCGAATTACGCTTTTTTCCTGAGTTGTGTCGCGCTTGGTCAGTTGCCGTCCTGGCTCGGGGCAGCTAGAGTTTGGATTAACGCAATGACATCTGCCTGCTCAATTCCTAAGGCTTCTTTTTCAGATTTCGCGCGGCTGACAATTATCGCTGCAGGCAAGGTATTGCCTGAACTTAGCAATGCTCCTGATGCGATTGGCGGCGCGTGGGCGACGGTGGGCGTGAAGGTCTAG
- a CDS encoding DUF433 domain-containing protein: MLLDSMSWKVQRKHVQVDVLPFLQEAFYRSKEVDQADALVTTDPEVMGGVPVFAGTWVPVEVVLGSFAVGIPLDRLKASYPF; this comes from the coding sequence ATGCTGCTGGATTCCATGAGCTGGAAGGTTCAGCGCAAACATGTCCAAGTTGATGTGTTGCCATTCCTCCAGGAAGCCTTCTATCGATCAAAGGAAGTAGACCAAGCGGACGCTCTGGTGACCACTGACCCAGAAGTCATGGGCGGAGTGCCGGTGTTCGCGGGCACGTGGGTGCCGGTCGAAGTTGTGCTGGGTTCATTCGCGGTAGGCATCCCGTTGGACCGCCTGAAGGCTTCGTACCCTTTTTGA
- a CDS encoding tyrosine-type recombinase/integrase, translating into MDICTPTPSAAVSPLRQRMLDDMRMRQFAEHTQDGYIRAVRKLATFLGRSPHTATAEDLRRFQLHLVDTGTGPVTINATITGLKFFFDITLGRPELMLKMTNVAVPRKLPVILSPEEVGRLIAAAPNLKHQAAMSVAYGAGLRVSEVVSLKVGDIDGERMTLRVEQGKGRKDRYAMLSPVLLERLRAWWRLGHAQGKIRHGGWLFPGLDPTDHVTARQLNRAVHLAAATAGIDKRITPHGLRHAFATHLLEQKVDIRVIQVLLGHKRLDTTTLYAAVATDLLRRVISPLDHTSAKPAGEPAPEPAPQPPAL; encoded by the coding sequence ATGGACATTTGCACCCCGACCCCATCCGCGGCCGTCTCGCCGCTGCGCCAACGCATGCTCGACGACATGCGCATGCGCCAGTTCGCAGAGCACACGCAGGACGGCTACATCCGCGCCGTGCGCAAGCTCGCCACCTTCCTCGGCCGCTCGCCGCACACCGCCACCGCCGAGGATCTGCGCCGCTTCCAGTTGCACCTGGTGGACACCGGCACCGGCCCAGTCACCATCAACGCCACCATCACCGGGCTGAAGTTCTTCTTCGACATCACGCTGGGCCGGCCGGAGCTCATGCTCAAGATGACGAACGTGGCCGTGCCGCGCAAGTTGCCGGTGATCCTGAGTCCCGAGGAAGTCGGCCGCCTGATCGCCGCCGCGCCCAACCTCAAGCACCAGGCTGCCATGTCGGTGGCCTATGGCGCGGGCCTGCGCGTCAGCGAAGTCGTCTCGCTCAAGGTCGGCGACATCGACGGCGAGCGCATGACACTGCGCGTGGAGCAGGGCAAAGGCCGCAAGGATCGCTACGCCATGCTCAGCCCCGTGCTGCTGGAGCGGCTGCGTGCCTGGTGGAGGCTTGGCCATGCCCAGGGCAAGATCCGGCACGGTGGTTGGCTGTTCCCGGGCCTGGACCCCACCGATCACGTGACCGCGCGCCAGCTCAACCGCGCCGTGCACCTGGCCGCCGCGACGGCCGGCATCGACAAGCGCATCACCCCGCACGGCCTGCGCCATGCCTTTGCCACCCACCTGCTGGAGCAGAAGGTCGATATCCGTGTCATCCAGGTGCTGCTCGGGCACAAGCGGCTGGACACCACGACCCTGTACGCCGCCGTGGCCACCGACCTGCTGCGCCGGGTCATCAGCCCTCTGGATCACACGTCCGCCAAGCCCGCAGGCGAACCAGCGCCCGAACCTGCACCGCAGCCGCCAGCCCTGTAG